A genomic window from Buteo buteo chromosome 13, bButBut1.hap1.1, whole genome shotgun sequence includes:
- the TIPIN gene encoding TIMELESS-interacting protein codes for MIDPLENNLFDLPDYENTEDEMFPPLPPPASPGRDDVEWAQANGDGNQQSQTKDSAVATRKAVKRPMPKLDAQRLVSERGLPALRHMFDNVKFKGKGHEAEDLKTLIRHMEHWAHRLFPKLQFEDFIDRVECLGNKKEVQTCLKRIRLDLPILHEDFASNEDGGGESNGLDTATEDTRSGSGNAEELNSLSGTTLTEEQQQRIKKNRQLALERRQAKMQHNSQLQHNELSTNYLEEEFNTPVTQDPTDLIEDTQITTTEVALTEVEDGDTELECGSEEQ; via the exons ATGATAGATCCTTTAGAGAACAACTTGTTTGATCTTCCTGATTACGAGAATACAGAAGATGAAATGTTCCCacctcttccacctcctgccTCTCCAGGAAGAGATGATGTTGAATGGGCTCAAGCTAATGGAG ATGGAAACCAGCAGTCACAAACAAAGGATTCTGCTGTAGCTACACGGAAAGCAGTTAAAAGACCAATGCCTAAACTAGATGCCCAGAG GTTAGTATCAGAAAGAGGACTTCCGGCACTAAGACACATGTTTGATAATGTAAAGTTCAAGGGTAAAGGGCATGAG GCAGAGGACCTGAAGACACTCATACGACATATGGAACACTGGGCTCATAGACTATTTCCAAAATTGCAGTTTGAGGATTTTATTGACAGAGTAGAGTGTttgggaaacaaaaaggaagttCAG ACCTGCCTAAAGCGGATTAGACTTGATCTTCCTATTTTACATGAAGACTTCGCAAGTAATGAAG ATGGTGGAGGGGAAAGCAATGGACTGGATACAGCCACTGAAGATACACGTTCTGGCTCTGGAAACGCGGAAGAACTCAATTCTCTGTCTGGTACAACTCTCACGGAAGAGCAACAGCAGCGAATCAAGAAGAACAGGCAGCTGGCCTTGGAACGTAGGCAAGCAAAGATGCAGCATAACAGCCAGTTGCAACACAATG agcTCTCCACTAATTACTTGGAAGAGGAGTTTAATACCCCAGTTACTCAGGATCCCACTGACCTTATTGAAGACACTCAAATTACCACAACCGAGGTTGCTCTTACAGAAGTTGAAGATGGAGATACAGAATTGGAATGTGGCAGTGAGGAGCAGTAA